The Triticum aestivum cultivar Chinese Spring chromosome 5A, IWGSC CS RefSeq v2.1, whole genome shotgun sequence genomic sequence ATATATATCTTCTATCCAAACAACGCCTTAAGAAAACCAGTGCGGCGCCGCCTACTATGTCACAGAACGGAGTTTGTATGTCTTTTTTTTCGGAGATGTCTAAAAACTGATGTCAGATCTTTTAAGATTTCCCAGCAAATGCACAAAATTGCCATGCGAAAACAGATGTCGTGTTAAGGTATTTGCCATGCTCTAAAGCAAACATTGTCTTGTAGTACAAAAAAAGGCAGAAAAATTGTCACGCGGCGCAGAGAAATTGTCATGTGTTTTGATCGGATCTGACAGTCTTAAGGGTGTTCGCTAGGATTGCTTAAAAAATTGGTGTTCGCTGGTTTACTGGTTAGAGACGTTAGAAAAGGAGTTAAAAGCACTCGGGGTCCTAGAACTTGCTCTCAATGTGATGGTTTGGTCCTACAACTTGAAAAATGACCCTACCCAGTCCCTGAACTTGCTCAAGATGTGCAAATCAAGTCCTGACGAATCCGAGCTTGCCATGTGGACTCGTGGGTGCGCACCCGGTCAGTGCGTCGCATTTTGCAAAGACCCCCTGCCGTTGCTTGGAATCAACCCGCACTACCACCATTTCACCTGAATTAATTAAAGGAGACCACGGTCTGGCCCCCCTGATCCAGACAACCCGCAGCTCACTCCCCTCTCTGTTTTCTTGCTTTGCTCCTCTACTCGACGCCGCAGCTCTTCGCCGTCGTCCAGCCCGCACAGCCGCCAAGCAAGCTAGCGGCCATGGTTTCATGGAGTGATTCCGGATCGAGCTCGTACGCGTCAAGTGGCGACGAAGTCACCAGTCGGGTAAGATCCTGTCCAGGTTCAAATGAGCATCTAGGGTTTTTGAAAAATGCGATTTCTTACCAGATTTTGTTTTAGGGTCCTCGCACCATTGAGAGCACCGATTGGGCAGGCCTTGCTGCAGATCTACCTAATAGGTGTGAGCACCAAGCAGTGTGTGAGAAGTTTGTTGCATTTGAGTCTGTTGACAGTGGAAGAAGATTTCTGGGTTGTGCACAAAAGGTTAGTACATGTTGGTAGTTGTAGATTGAGATGGTAGTGCTGTAGTACTAGTTCATTTGATATTGAACTTGATCTGTTGTGCCATTTTGTGCCATTTAGTTTattttagttgttcaaatatgTTTTTTTGTGCAAACACACATGTTGTATTGAAACTTGATTCAGTGAGTTAACTGAATTTTGATTCAGTTAACTTAGTTTTGTCCAGTTAACTGCATTTTGATTCAGTGTTACTGTATTTTCTTCAGTTAACTGAATTATGCATTTCCTCACCAATTTTAGGATGGGCCTAAATGCCCCTATGTGTATTGGGTTGACCTAGAGTGGCCTCCACAATTGAGGACCAGTCTAGCTAGGATCTGGGGCATGTATGAAGATGAGGTCACATCCAGGATTAGGCAAGCTGTTGTTCAGGCTGAAGAAAATGTTAGGGTTATGAAAGAGAAGGAAGCCATGGAAAAAGACCTGAGGTTTTTTAAACTTgattttgctaagatggtggctgaCAAAGAGCAGGCAATTACTGAATTGGGCAACACAAGGCTAGCTCTGTCTGACCTAAAGCTAGAACTTGAGAAGAAGAGAATGGCTGACAAATTAGTGACCAACATTCATCAGGTGGTCAGGGCTaaggcagagaaagagagggatgagATGAAGCAAGAGAGGGACAAATTGAAGGAAGAAAGGGATGTGTTGAAGAAAGAGATTAAGAAGCTAGAGTATATGATTGGTGACCTGTTCAAGCATAAAGAGGACACCAAGTGCAAGATAAGGAAGGTTAGGGAGCTGCTAGATGAATTTGAGTGATCATCTGGACTTGTTTAGTTAATGATTATCAGTGGACTTGTTTAGTTAATTTGGGTTATCTTTGATGCCCTGTATCCAGATGCACTGTACTATTTGCTGCAATCAACAAGCATGCACTATGTTATCTGAATTTGGTTAAGTGAATTTGGATTATCAATGCTCTGCCAGTTAACTGAATTGATTTTCTATTGAACTTAACTATTATTCAGTTATCTGAATGTAGATTCAGTGAAGTGAGTATTTCTTTGGTTAACTGAACATTGTTTCAGTTTACTGATTTGTTATGTCAGTTTACTGATTTTTTATGTCAGTTCACCGTGTTTTTTATATATACAATGAAATTTTATCAAATATTTTTGTATAAGATTGTTTTTGAAGTTAACTGAAGTTTGTTATACAATGTTAACTGAATATGGTTCAGTTAACTGTTATTTGTTCAGTCATCTGAAAGTTGCATACACTGGTATTTTGGATCATAGAATGGTAGATGCAGGATTTCATTAAGTTACTTCATACATTCCATACACTGCATCACATATCATAGAAGAAGGAGGAACTAGGATTTATTACATTGCATCACATGAAAGCTTATTCATCTGGATACAGAATTCATGTAGATACTGCATGACAAATAAAAACCAGATACTGCATCACATAAAAACTTCAGTTAACTGCAAATAGCCAGGAGGATCTAGATACTGCATCACATAAAAACTTATTCATCTGGATACAGAATTCTACTCCACCTCATCCTAGTCACCTAAAAGGGATGGAAGTTTGCCCTCCTCCTtgcccagtggatgacatcatcatCACTAGGGTTGGAGCCAAGGGGGGATGCCTCCTGGAACTGCTACATGTCTTTGCGGTTGCATGCTGCAAGTATCCGCTGAGCTAGGTTCCTTCTCTCCCTCCTTCTTGCCTCTCTGCGCCTGGCTACCCTTGGCACATGTTCTTCTTCATCGATGACCTCTCCAAGATCCATCTCTATCTGTCCTAGGGTTTTCTCTGGCGGCTAGGGGGAGGAGAAGGGATTGTGGTTGTTGTTTGTGGCAATTTGGGGTGCTTTATATAGTAGAAATGGTGGTTGGTAGGTAGGCATTAGATTTATGGTGGTAGGTAGGCCCAATGTTAGAGTCAACTGTTGGTTTTCAAAGTAATAAACACTCTGAATTTGAACTTAACTGAATTATAACTAACACTCTGAATTCTAACTAAATGGAATTTGAACTTAACTAGATTATAACTAACACTCTGAATTTAAGTTAACTGAATTCTTACTAAAGGAAATTATAACTTAACTGAATTTTAACTTAACAGTCTGAACTAGACTGAAGTTTTACCAAACTGAATTCTTACTAAAGGGAATTATAAATTAACTGAATTTTAACTTAACAGTCTGAACTAGACTGAAGTTTTACCAAACTGAATTCTTACTAAAGGGAATTATAACTTAACTGAATTTTAACTTAACAGTCTGAACTTAACTGAATTTTAACTTAACAGTCTGAACTAGACTGAATTTTGACTAAAAATGAGTCTGAAACCTGAATTTCTGTATGAGGTGCCATATGTACAGATtgctatttatagtaagtgctccACATGCAGAAAGAAGAGAAAGAAGCAAGTAAAGCAGTACTGTATGCAACATTTGCATCACAGCAGTGCAGCACACCACATTTGCAAGATTGGAAGCAGTCCAGTTGCATACCAACATCATGCATGTTCAGATAATTACAGATAACTTATGTGTTGTATATAGTAGCACACCTAACCATAGAATGTCCAAAAGAGTTCTAACTTATATGATGTGATGATATAGCAGCATACCTAGCTAACAACCCCATCTTACTAACTTATATGATGTCATATATATCAGCATACCTACCTAACAACATCATATCTCTAACTTATATGCTGTGGTATAACAGCATACCTAAGCAGCACCTCTTGCAAACGCAGCATTCTTCAGTCCTTGAGCAGCTTCAGGCGCTCGGAGCGGTGCACCTCCAGAACAGCTGCCCTCTTCACTGCTGCTTTCTTCTTCTTGCTAACCTCCTGAACAGccggcgccacctcctcctcctcaacctcctgCTTGATGATAGCGGATTCAGGCAGATCTGGCAGGTCGTCCACCTCAATGGGAACGTTACGGCCACCATCCACGGCGGCTCCGACCGGCGCAACGATCTGCACCTCCGGCTCATCGTCTGACAACAGGACGACCTCCGGCACCTCCTCGTCAGATGACTCATCATCAGAGTCGTCGTCAGGCCCGAAGAGGAAAGACGGACCTTGATGGTCCCAGTAGGTGGCGTTGACGGGCGCCGGCAGGGCAAGCACGAAGTCGTGGACGTGCTCGGTCCTGGACGCAATGCGCTCTGCATCCGGCTGGGCCGGTGCCACGGTGGATGGGCGGTACATCCACCAGTGGGCCCGCTGCTTGGGGTCAGGGGAGCGCTGAACCTCGCGCATTGCCCAGAGGAGGATGGTCGTCGGAGGAACGTTGATGCCGTCGGGGAAGGCATGACGTTTCTCAGCATCCGTCATCACCTTAACGAGACCGCGTGCGTGGATCTTCATCATCTAAACACTTGGGAACCACCGCGCGATCTCTCTGTATTGCGCGCGAAGCTCGGGGTTGTCGCCGGCCAACTCTTCGACGACTTTCTGCCATCCGAGACTctggtccatggcggcggcggtggcgtggtcGTCGAGACGGTGAGTGGCGTGGTTTTTTGGGTGGTTGGTGGAGTGGTGGAGGAGTGGGGTGTGCGAGCGGTGAGTGGAGAGGGAGAACGGCAGGTCGCCACATCTTAAAGTGAGGAAACCAAAACGACTACGCTACGGTGTGCTCGATCGTCAGATAGAGGCCGTAACGCATGCTTAACTGCAGGACCACAAAAGTTACAATATGTATATCGAGAGGTGCTACTAGAACAAATCACTAGCTCTACCCCACTGGCATTGCACGCAGCGTTATAAACCCCAGGTCCTGGGTTCGAGCCCCGGGCAAAAAAAAAGTTTTTTTGAAACTACATCATTGTGCACATTGAGTTAGCTAGCTCATTGTGCACATTCACATAAGTAGAagaatatttttattttattttattgaacaACATCATTATGCACATCCAGTTAACTAGAAGAGCAGGCAAAAAATTCAGATAACTAGAacaacatgcattaaaattcagTTAACTAGAACAGCACAATGAGGGCAAATTCAGTTAACTAGGTCATTGAGCACATTCAGGCATTAACTAGTTTTGCCACCAAAGAATGCAAATCTTGCCACTTCATGCCACTGTTTGGCATACTTAATAGGCCAATCTTAAAGTTACATCAGTCTAGGCCTTTACAAAAAAAGGCAATTGCAACAGCCAGCTAATCAGGGAGCAGGTGCATTCAGATCTTCAGCAGGTGCATTGAGATCAGGTATTTGCCTCTGAATCTGATCTCCAAACAACAGCCACCATGCCCTCTCACCTGGAACACTTCCTCTTCCTGCAACTGGAGCAGCACCTCTTCCTCTGCCTGCATCTGGAGCAGCACCTCTTCCTCTACCTGCATTTGGAGCTGCACCTCTTCCTCTGCCTGGAGCTGGAGCTGCACCTCTTCCTCTGCCTGCAGCTGGAGCTGCACCTCTGCCTCTGCCTGTAGCTGAATCTGCTCCTGTTCCTCTGCCTGGAGGTGCATTTCTTTGTCTTTTATTTGCTCTTCCTTCTTCTCTTTGAGCTATTGTGTTTGCCCTTGTCTGTCTACCAATGAGCATCTCTGTGGTGATCACTGCCTGAGGTATTGCAACACCAGCAGCAACAACAAAGGCAGACTGTTGTGGTAATGGGCCATATGCCCTTTGAGGAGCTCTTGTAGAAATTTCCCTTTGAGCCATGGTGAAAACCATACTTGTTGGTGAATCAATTGGGTCCAATAGAGGGTCTACATTGTTTGGGAAAATGTTCTGCACAGATTCATTTAAGCACATTAAGTTCTACAATGACATAAATACAGTACAAATGCAGTACAATGACATATGTAGTTAAGTGCTTGCTATACCTGAAGAAAGGTAGGGTCATCATAGCTTTCATCAACCACCTCTATCCCATCTTGAATGAGACTTTCCTGCCATTTGTAGTGCCCCTTCCTGTTGTGATCAGCTCTGCCACAGATTGAGCAGTGCACTGTCACACCTTTTCTGTTCAGAACCCTAACACCATTCTTGAtcttctcctctggtgctttcttcctATTCTTCTTGGGTCTTCCCAATTGTTTAGTAAACACTGGTGGATGCACCTTGTACCCATTCTGTTTCTCCCAATGCTTTGGGTCTACAAGAGGAACAAGAGTGTACCCATATGCCTTGAGATATGTCTGAACTGTGTAGCAGTCATGAACCATTGTCTCTGGGTCAATCCTCTCCTCCCTGCAACATGCTATACAATGACCACATGGTACTCCTGACAACTGCCATCTTCTGCaatcacatgtgtgcaaagcaagATCCACTGTGTAACAATTGTTATCAGACTGTACTTTGAACAATTGTTGTCCAGCTTCAGATACATGGTAGTTTGCAGCAAACTCTGTATTCTTATCCAATTTTTTCTGAATCTTTGGGCATATTCTCTAGCCTACCCACTTTTCTATAGCTTCCCTTTATTTACTCACTAGCCTGTGCATGATCTTGTAGAAGATatattcaagcatactaagcacTGCCATCTCTCTGCCATCAAGAATGTAGCTGTTAAACACTTCAGAGTTGTTGTTAAGCAGGATGTCACATTTGGGAAAATCCCTGAAGAATGCCTTGCACCATGTGTTTGGCTCAAGCCTCTCAGTCCAGTGGAAGGCAGCTTGGCAGTGATCATCCATTTTCTGACAGTTCTCTCTCCATTTTACCTTGTTTGGTGATCTTGCAATAGCCCACAGATCTTGCTTCAATACCTCTCATTTGTGCTTCTCATTAAAATTTTGGTAAATATGCCTCACACAAAACCTGTGTTCTGCATCTGGCCAAACCTTGTGCACAGCATTTATTAACCCTTTCTGCTTGTCACTCATAATTGTGAAAGGAGCTGTGTTTGTAATATTTAGATCATCTTTTAGAGTGGTCAAAAACCACTCCCATGAACTTTTGCATTCTACTTCCACCCAGCCCATTGCAATGGGAAATATGCAGTCATTAGGGTCAATTCCAACAGCACTAAGGAGCACTCCTTTAAACCTTGTTTTCATATGACAACCATCAATAAAGAGAATAGGCCTGCAGCCCTTTAGCCATCCTCTCTTACAAGCATCATATGACCAATATAATGTTTTCAAACATTTTCTGCCCATTGGAAATTTTGTATCTTTGACAAGTGTAGTTGTTAGCAGAAATGTAGACCCAGGGTTTTTGCTCCTTAGCTCATGCCCATAATCCCATAGCCTGCTGAACTGCTCTTCCTCATCACCATGTATCTCCTTAAGTGCTTGCTTCCTAGCCCTAGCAAGCTTCCATCTATTAGGAGTAATATTGAATTCCTCTGTTATTTTCCTTGAAAATGTTCCAATGCACATCTTCTGGTCATCTCTGAACTCATTAatgaaaaagttgcataggaaTTTTGCTGTCATATCCTTTAACTTCCACTTCTTCTAGCACTTATGCAATCCATTATATGCCTTGATGACAAAACCTCCAGTCCTGTTGTCATTTCCAGCCCTAAGCACCCATGGGCAACCACCACCCTGACAAACTGCCTCCAATCTGATCTTGTCATTCTTAAGCTTCTTGATCTGCACTCTGTTCCTTATTGAATAGGCGTTGAGAGCTTTCCTCAACTCAACCACATCAACAAATACCATACCTAGTTTAAAAACAGGGGATTTCATGTCCACCTTGGAATTGAAAGCTCTGAATTTGTACTTCAGTTGATCTTGTGCTTGTGTGGAGAGGTTGAGATCTTCATCTTCAAGGACATAGTCAGGCTTAACCTCTACCTCCTCTTGCTCAGCCTCTTCATCAACATCAAAGTCAATGTTTTCTTCATAAagatcatcatctccatcatctaTTTCATAATCACTGTCACTCAAATCTGAATCTGACAGCACATCATTTTCAGGTTGCAAATTTGGATCTGCAGCAGCAACAATCACATTTGTCTCTGCAGCATTAACCTGGTCTGGCTGTGCACAATTAAGGAGGTCTTGCTCTGCACTTATAAACAGGTCAGGCTCTACACAGTATGTCAGCAAATTTGGGTCAGCAACAGAATTAAGCAAATCTGTCAGAACATCATCTTCTGCTGTCCCATCAACTGCAACCTCTGAAATTGGATCTTCAACATTCACTGAAATAATGCTCTGACCACATGATGCACTGCTTGCACCAACAATTGAGTTGCCCATTCTGACAGGGTTTACAACAGATGGCGGCTTTATTATCAAATCTTCTCTGAAATTGCAGATGAAGTCTGCATGGTCAACCATAATTGCAAGAACTTTGTGCTGAGCACTAACTATGATAAGATGCTGCAAATCCTCATCACCCTTAATTCTCACCAAGCCATCTGAAAGTGTTTTCTCAGGTAAACACCAGTAAATAATGTGCTCATTGGCAGGATATCCCAACCATTTTAGGTATTCTTCTAAGACTGCATATGAAAATGTGCAAGCATCAACATAGTCAAGGAGCTCCAAAGAAGAGTTATAATACTCTGGGGCAGTGATAGATCCACAGAAAAGACCACCATGTTCCAGCTCAAGTGTAAAGAAAGGAGTGTGAACACTCTTTCCCATTGCTGAGTCACACACTGCATACCAAAAAGAGAGATATTCAGTTAAAATTCAGTTAACTGAACATAAACTGCCCAAGTTCAGTTAAAAATACAGTTAACTTAATTGAACATGTACTGCATACAAAAAGTAGATACATTCAGTGCAAAATTCAATTAACTTTAAATAAACTGCACAAAGTCAGTTAAAAATTCAGTAATAGTTAACTGAACATGTACTGCATGCAAAACAAATTCAGATAAATTACACATTCAGATTTATTATATCTACTTCACCAAAACCATAGCATGGTAACCCAATGTACAGTACAGAACACAACATGTCAATCTCACACAAGAAGTAGAACATAGCTCATAACCCTAGCTTCATGCAAAAACCACACCTTCTTCACCAAACCCATAACGACGAAGAGTAAACCCTAGACTAAATGCATCGCTCATAACCCCAAGCGCACTTGATAGGATTGCCGCTTGGCTAGATCGAAGCAACTAACAAGCTTGAATCAGCTTCCCCAAGCGCACGGATCCGCCGTACGAGGCCGTACTGTGGCCGGCACAATCAAGAAACGGAACAGAGAGAGAAGATGCAATTCGGAGGAGCTCACCATAGTCTGGAGGAATGACTGCAGGCGGCCGGACCAGATGAGCCGACGGAGGCTGCACATCTTCGCGGAACTGCTCCGGCGAGGCAGCCATTGTTGCTGACGTCAGCAACGGCCGCTCCAGCGCCGACAGAGACAAGGATGGAGAAGAATGAGTTGCGATAGGCCACAGGAGTTCCCCCTTTGATAGATTAAATGCGGTTAATAAATTCAGGTGCTCTGGTGCTGGTAGTGCGGGTTGATTGAGAGCAACTCCAGGGGGTTATTTGCAAAACAGCACGGGCTGACCAGGTGCGCACCCACGAGTCCACATGGCGCTCTCTGATTCGCCGGGCTAGTTTTGCACATCTTGAGCAAGTTCAGGGACTGGGTAGGGTTATTTTTCAAGTTGTAGGACTAAATTATCACATTGAGAGCAAGTTGTAGGACTCCTAGTGCTTTTAACTCTTTGAAAAGAAAGGTTCGCCTCCCAAGAAAAACGGACGACTGCTTGGTATGAGCAGTTTGCTATCTCAAGAAACAATAAACATATCTCGAGTCACGGTCTCAGCCGGACGCGTCCCATCTCTCCCCGATTCCATTCCCATCTCTCTCCGCCAGATCTGGATCGACATTTCTTCTCCGTCTCGTCTCTCTCGCCGGCGATCGGAGCAGGACTACCGACTTTCTGCAGGTGCGAGGAAGCTCTTTTTACCAAATATGGTATGTTTTCCGTCTGTGCACTGGGGACTCACTCCACGCTTGCGATGACGTAGCTCAGTTGTGGCGGAAGCACACTTGCTTCCAAGAAGCAAGAGCAGAGGCCATGGCGGACGCCGGAGAGGCCACCGCGACCGCGCGGTCTTCTTCGCCGCTCCACGTCGTGGTGTTCCCGTGGCTCGCCTTCGGCCACATCATCCCCTACATGGAGCTCTCGGAGCAGCTGGCGCGGCGCGGGCACGCCGTCACCTTCGTCTCCGCGCCGAGGAACCTCGCCCGGCTGAGGCCCGTCCCCGACGACCTCCGCGCCcgcatccgcctcctccccctgccaATGCCGACCGTCGCCGGCCTCCCGGACGGCGCCGAGTCCACGGCCGACGTCCCGCCCGAGAAGGGCGACCTCCTCAAGGCCGCGTTCGACGGCTTTGCCGCCCCTTTCGCCGGCTTTCTCGCGGGAGCCTGCGCCGGCGACTGCGGGGATGGTGAGGGTACGACGGGGTTCGGCAAGAAGCCCGACTGGATCTTCGTTGACTTCGCGCACCACTGGCTCCCGCCCATAGCCGAGCAGCACAAGGTACGTCTCTGCCATGGCGAGTAGGTAGTACGTCCGGTCATGGCATGGCTCCATCTAACGCTCCATGCTGCGTGCAGGTACCGTGCGCGCTCTTCTCCATCTTCCCGGCGGTGTTCATCGCCTTCGCCGGCACCAAGGCGGCGAACGAGGCGCGCCCGAGGGTGACGGCGGAGGACCTGGCGGCCCAGCCGCCGTGGATCCCGTTCCCGACCCCGATCGCCCACCGCCTCTACGAGGCCGAGCAGATGGTCTACGTTTTCCGCCCCAACGCCTCTGGCGTATGCGACGCCTTCCGCTTCTGGGAGACGGAGCGGCAATGCCCGCTCTTCATCCTGCGCAGCTGCCGCGAGGTCGACGGCGCGCTCTGCCCCCTCATCGCCGACCTCTATGGCAAGCCCCTCGCCCTTTCCGGCCTCCTCGCTCCTTACGACGCCGCGCGAGCCGCCCAAGAAGCCGGCGGCGAGGACCACGACGAGGACGAGGAGACCGCGAGCCTCATGCGCTGGCTGGACGAGCAGCCGGCGAGGTCGGTGCTCTACGTCGCGTTCGGGAGCGAGGCGCCGCTGACCCCGGACAACGTCCGGGAGCTGGCGGCCGGGCTGGAGCTGTCCGGCGCGCGGTTCCTCTGGGCGCTGCGAGAAGCCAGCGCTCCCCTGCTCCCCGGCGACGGGTTCCAGGAGCGCGTGGGTGGGCGCGGCGTCGTGCGCGCCGGGTGGGTGCCGCAGGTGCGCGTGCTGGCGCACAGCGCGGTGGGCGCGTTCCTGACGCACGCCGGGTGGAGCTCGCTCATGGAGAGCTTCCTGTTCGGGCACCCGCTGGTGATGCTCCCGCTGTTCGCCGACCAGGGCCTCACGGCGCGCGTCATGGCGGCGAGGGGGGTCGGGCTGGAGGTGCCCAGGGACGAGCGCGACGGCTCGTTCGGCCGGGCCGACCTCGCCAGCACGGTGCGGCGGGTGATGGCGCGGGAGGACGAGGAAGGGAAGGCGCTCGCGCGCAACGCCAGGGAGTTCCAGGAGATGCTCTGCGACCGGGCCAAGCAGGAGGAGTACGTGGACGAGCTCGTGGAGCACCTGCGGCGACTGCCATAGGGTGCAGTTCTGTTCAGCCTCTAGGATGCACTGGCGCTCGTGTCTTCAAATATTTGCAACCAATATCATAGTTTTTTTTTGCGCTGGAACCAATATCATAGTTGCAAATTTGCGGGGGTTCACCCATTGTCGCC encodes the following:
- the LOC123107577 gene encoding putative UDP-rhamnose:rhamnosyltransferase 1 isoform X1, with the protein product MSSLLSQETINISRVTVSAGRVPSLPDSIPISLRQIWIDISSPSRLSRRRSEQDYRLSAAQLWRKHTCFQEARAEAMADAGEATATARSSSPLHVVVFPWLAFGHIIPYMELSEQLARRGHAVTFVSAPRNLARLRPVPDDLRARIRLLPLPMPTVAGLPDGAESTADVPPEKGDLLKAAFDGFAAPFAGFLAGACAGDCGDGEGTTGFGKKPDWIFVDFAHHWLPPIAEQHKVPCALFSIFPAVFIAFAGTKAANEARPRVTAEDLAAQPPWIPFPTPIAHRLYEAEQMVYVFRPNASGVCDAFRFWETERQCPLFILRSCREVDGALCPLIADLYGKPLALSGLLAPYDAARAAQEAGGEDHDEDEETASLMRWLDEQPARSVLYVAFGSEAPLTPDNVRELAAGLELSGARFLWALREASAPLLPGDGFQERVGGRGVVRAGWVPQVRVLAHSAVGAFLTHAGWSSLMESFLFGHPLVMLPLFADQGLTARVMAARGVGLEVPRDERDGSFGRADLASTVRRVMAREDEEGKALARNAREFQEMLCDRAKQEEYVDELVEHLRRLP
- the LOC123107577 gene encoding putative UDP-rhamnose:rhamnosyltransferase 1 isoform X2; its protein translation is MADAGEATATARSSSPLHVVVFPWLAFGHIIPYMELSEQLARRGHAVTFVSAPRNLARLRPVPDDLRARIRLLPLPMPTVAGLPDGAESTADVPPEKGDLLKAAFDGFAAPFAGFLAGACAGDCGDGEGTTGFGKKPDWIFVDFAHHWLPPIAEQHKVPCALFSIFPAVFIAFAGTKAANEARPRVTAEDLAAQPPWIPFPTPIAHRLYEAEQMVYVFRPNASGVCDAFRFWETERQCPLFILRSCREVDGALCPLIADLYGKPLALSGLLAPYDAARAAQEAGGEDHDEDEETASLMRWLDEQPARSVLYVAFGSEAPLTPDNVRELAAGLELSGARFLWALREASAPLLPGDGFQERVGGRGVVRAGWVPQVRVLAHSAVGAFLTHAGWSSLMESFLFGHPLVMLPLFADQGLTARVMAARGVGLEVPRDERDGSFGRADLASTVRRVMAREDEEGKALARNAREFQEMLCDRAKQEEYVDELVEHLRRLP